In Thermosipho atlanticus DSM 15807, one DNA window encodes the following:
- a CDS encoding MFS transporter encodes MKRKSPKNSLFARNFVLYILGRLVSLIGSGIQMVAIPLYILDLTGSGTAMGIFTLLGMLPRLLAAPFAGVIGDRWNRKNIMVWTDFLRGILILILAFLAYKGAMGIIILFIVQAIVSVLDGFFGSATVAMLPDIVENEHLRKANSVLGSVNSFSMVIGPALGGIIYGISGIAIVFLLNGISFVVSAISEMFITYEMRFKSDQKLNFKLFIVEFKEGLLFIFRKRELKYLVSFALLINFLLYPLYEVVEPYVLRQVVKFDAQQYGFIQAIFTVGLLVGNVILASFLSKARSKVLMISGIFSQTAMLIVFSIFIFPNILSLYAIWEFFIITGVIYFVIGFFNTFVNVPVSTNLQLMTPTNIRSRVFASLEVLIQLMIPLGAVLYGFLLDHVPAHLIFLVISLSVLAVSLIFVFISPEEMFEPKIEEA; translated from the coding sequence GTGAAGAGAAAATCTCCGAAAAATAGTTTATTTGCCAGGAATTTTGTTTTATACATATTGGGGAGATTAGTATCGTTAATAGGATCGGGGATACAGATGGTAGCGATACCACTCTATATATTAGATTTAACAGGGTCAGGAACAGCGATGGGGATATTTACATTACTTGGGATGTTGCCAAGGTTATTGGCAGCACCCTTTGCGGGAGTAATAGGTGATAGGTGGAACAGAAAAAATATAATGGTATGGACAGATTTTTTAAGGGGGATTTTGATATTAATACTGGCGTTTTTGGCATATAAAGGTGCGATGGGGATAATAATATTGTTTATAGTACAGGCGATAGTATCGGTATTAGATGGATTTTTTGGGTCGGCGACTGTAGCGATGTTACCGGACATAGTAGAGAATGAACATTTAAGAAAAGCAAATTCAGTACTTGGTTCAGTAAATTCATTTTCAATGGTAATTGGCCCAGCATTAGGTGGAATTATTTATGGGATTTCAGGAATAGCAATAGTCTTTTTGTTAAATGGTATATCATTTGTAGTTTCTGCAATAAGTGAAATGTTTATAACATATGAAATGAGGTTTAAAAGTGACCAAAAACTTAACTTTAAACTTTTTATTGTAGAATTCAAGGAAGGATTACTATTTATATTTAGGAAACGGGAATTAAAATATCTTGTTTCTTTTGCTTTATTGATTAATTTCTTGTTGTATCCGCTCTATGAGGTTGTAGAACCATACGTTCTTAGGCAAGTAGTAAAATTTGACGCTCAACAGTATGGATTTATACAAGCAATTTTTACTGTGGGGTTGCTTGTAGGAAATGTTATTTTAGCGTCATTTCTGAGTAAAGCTAGAAGTAAAGTTCTTATGATCTCTGGAATCTTTTCTCAAACAGCAATGCTCATAGTTTTCAGTATATTTATTTTTCCAAATATTTTATCCCTTTATGCTATTTGGGAATTTTTCATTATAACAGGTGTAATTTACTTTGTAATAGGTTTCTTTAATACATTTGTTAATGTTCCCGTATCAACAAATTTGCAACTGATGACTCCAACAAATATAAGGTCTAGGGTATTTGCCTCCCTTGAGGTATTAATACAGCTTATGATACCACTTGGTGCAGTTTTGTATGGGTTCTTGTTAGATCATGTTCCAGCTCATCTTATATTTTTGGTAATATCCCTTTCTGTATTGGCAGTATCATTGATTTTTGTATTTATTTCACCTGAAGAGATGTTTGAGCCAAAAATAGAAGAGGCTTAA